A window of Solanum stenotomum isolate F172 chromosome 3, ASM1918654v1, whole genome shotgun sequence contains these coding sequences:
- the LOC125860450 gene encoding GPI-anchored protein LLG1-like produces MAFERSCFFLFFFFLAIGLASSSPNHIAYDALNAHMLGGRGLLEKFYVKNDCPVEFEKEDLSPLIGTCKGPYYNPLVCCNGFTQIACKYAELINNVDNGCSTDLFYVLNKQGGYPNNLFAQICKGDKEGLPCDKPKGNKGRH; encoded by the exons ATGGCATTTGAAAGATCAtgcttcttcttatttttcttcttccttgcaATTGGCTTGGCTTCCTCTTCCCCAAACCACATCGCAT ATGATGCACTAAATGCTCACATGCTAGGAGGTCGTGGCCTTCTTGAAAAGTTCTATGTGAAGAACGATTGCCCCGTTGAATTCGAAAAGGAAGACTTGTCACCTCTCATCGGAACATGCAAAGGACCTTATTACAACCCACTTGTGTGTTGTAACGGATTCACGCAGATAGCTTGCAAGTACGCAGAACTTATTAATAATGTCGATAACGGGTGCTCAACTGACTTATTTTACGTCTTGAATAAACAAGGAGGTTATCCAAATAATCTTTTTGCACAAATTTGCAAAGGAGATAAAGAGGGATTGCCTTGTGATAAGCCAAAGGGTAACAAGGGTAGACattaa
- the LOC125859400 gene encoding uncharacterized protein LOC125859400, with translation MGGVTSSIAAKFAFFPPNPPSYTVVSDKSCGGKLCIPEIPRRENVDVLKLRTHRGNEIVAVYVKHPKASASMLYSHGNAADLGQMFELFVELSLRLRVNLMGYDYSGYGQSTGKPSECNTYADIDAVYKCLKEQYEVKDEQLILYGQSVGSGPTIDLASHTPNLRAVVLHGPILSGLRVLYPLKHTHWFDIYKNVEKISLVNCPVLVIHGTADEVVDCSHGKQLYELCKEKYEPLWINGGGHCNLELYPVYIKHLKKFVLGLGKSKTATNGSHKPSLVSDTKKPAESVSSNTLNLHSDLPEISRNSLDSRLDKAKKSNKPEKSRMSTGCVDRFRRRKGLVW, from the exons ATGGGCGGTGTGACGTCATCCATCGCCGCTAAATTCGCGTTTTTCCCTCCGAATCCTCCGTCGTACACGGTTGTTTCTGACAAGTCATGTGGCGGTAAATTATGCATACCTGAGATACCTCGGAGGGAAAACGTCGACGTTTTGAAGCTGCGGACTCACCGGGGAAACGAAATCGTCGCCGTATACGTGAAGCACCCAAAGGCATCCGCCTCTATGCTTTACTCTCATGGAAATGCTGCTGATTTGGGGCAAATGTTCGAACTGTTTGTTGAGTTAAGCCTCCGTCTTCGGGTCAATCTCATGGG GTATGATTACTCTGGATATGGACAGTCGACTGGAAAG CCATCTGAGTGTAATACGTACGCGGACATTGATGCAGTATATAAATGCCTAAAGGAGCAGTACGAGGTCAAAGATGAACAGCTAATACTGTATGGTCAATCTGTTGGAAGTGGTCCAACCATTGATCTTGCATCACACACACCCAATTTAAGAGCTGTTGTTTTACACGGTCCAATATTGTCTGGTCTAAGAGTGTTGTACCCTCTCAAACACACACATTGGTTTGACATTTATAAG aATGTCGAAAAGATTAGCTTGGTGAATTGTCCTGTTCTAGTCATCCAT GGAACAGCAGATGAAGTTGTTGATTGCTCCCACGGGAAACAACTCTATGAACTGTGCAAGGAGAAGTATGAACCATTATGGATAAATGGAGGCGGTCATTGCAACCTTGAACTTTACCCGGTTTACATCAAGCATCTAAAAAAGTTTGTTCTTGGTCTTGGCAAATCAAAGACTGCTACAAATGGTTCTCATAAACCATCTTTAGTCTCTGACACTAAGAAGCCAGCTGAAAGTGTCTCCTCAAACACACTCAATCTGCATTCTGACCTTCCAGAAATTTCAAGAAACAGTTTGGATAGTCGACTTGATAAGGCAAAGAAGTCGAACAAACCTGAGAAGTCTCGGATGAGCACAGGTTGTGTTGACAGGTTTAGGAGACGGAAGGGATTGGTGTGGTAA
- the LOC125859130 gene encoding agamous-like MADS-box protein AGL29 translates to MESKKTRVRQTFSMSKIENQRTRSVAFSNRRSSLYRMASELVDLFDVDIGMVLFSPANTPFSFFHPTTEAVIEHFLNPNSQLSENTRLDADQARNKVHQLNNHLNAMGKRLEHVEEIEYAQTLVQLSQIEENGERSKWKSIDQLNVDEITTFEAWLSTTVSKINYRLEKLENEALSLKNVPSTS, encoded by the coding sequence ATGGAGAGCAAGAAGACTAGAGTGCGACaaacattttcaatgtcaaaaatagaaaatcaacGTACTCGCAGTGTAGCGTTTTCCAATCGTCGCTCGAGTCTATACAGAATGGCAAGCGAACTTGTTGATTTGTTCGATGTTGATATTGGAATGGTACTATTTTCACCTGCAAACACCCCTTTCTCATTTTTCCACCCAACAACTGAAGCAGTCATTGAGCATTTTTTGAATCCCAATTCACAATTAAGTGAAAACACTCGCCTAGATGCAGATCAAGCACGAAATAAGGTGCATCAACTCAACAATCACCTAAATGCTATGGGGAAAAGGCTTGAGCACGTAGAAGAAATTGAATATGCTCAAACACTAGTTCAACTTAGTCAAATCGAAGAAAATGGCGAAAGAAGTAAGTGGAAATCGATTGACCAATTAAATGTAGATGAAATAACAACATTTGAAGCATGGTTAAGTACTACCgtctctaaaataaattatcgTTTAGAGAAGTTGGAAAATGAGGCTttatctttgaaaaatgtacCTAGCACTTCATAA